One genomic window of Saccopteryx bilineata isolate mSacBil1 chromosome 4, mSacBil1_pri_phased_curated, whole genome shotgun sequence includes the following:
- the AMZ1 gene encoding LOW QUALITY PROTEIN: archaemetzincin-1 (The sequence of the model RefSeq protein was modified relative to this genomic sequence to represent the inferred CDS: substituted 1 base at 1 genomic stop codon) — MLQCRPAQEFSLGPRALKDALVSTDPALRQLYASTFSPAERFFLAEAYNPRRTLFSAPLIRTAFDWLLSRPEAPEDFETFQAALQTTRXAPARKHIYLQPIDSSEGLVAGALLDSLRSWAEAFFLGLQVRCLPSVAAATIHCTSRPRRDSDGLQLHTDGILSFLKNSKPRDALCVLGLTLSDLYPCEAWRFTFSAFLPGHDVGVCSFARFSGDLLQGASRAPAPAQADDPAAGQAMCFSALGMVQRCKVTCHELCRLLGLGSCRWLRCVLQGALSLDEALRRPPDLCPVCLRKLQHLLGFRLLERYKRLYAWTQAVAGTWPGREAGEPSELEDTPPRSADSGLGCETDSEPGTSLSEPLTPDVWAPALAELVPEDRLGSPGAPEGPLLPAAPGEALTEHGWWLAMCIQALEREVTDEELARLDGAVDALARWEMFTGRLPAPRRDPACGRDGAGLRKALGDNLFSLRKRLSARRLSRPASAPCHGKAEDN; from the exons ATGCTGCAGTGCCGGCCGGCCCAGGAGTTCAGCCTCGGGCCACGGGCTCTGAAGGACGCGCTGGTGTCCACCGACCCGGCCCTGCGGCAGCTCTACGCGTCCACCTTCTCCCCGGCCGAGAGGTTCTTCCTGGCCGAGGCCTACAACCCCCGGAGGACCCTCTTCAGCGCACCGCTCATCCGCACGGCCTTCGACTGGCTCCTTAGCCGCCCCGAGGCCCCAGAAGACTTCGAGACCTTCCAGGCCGCCCTGCAGACCACCAGGTAGGCGCCAGCCCGGAAGCACATCTACCTGCAGCCGATCG ACAGCAGTGAGGGCCTGGTGGCCGGTGCCCTGCTGGACTCCCTGCGGAGCTGGGCGGAGGCCTTCTTCCTGGGCCTGCAGGTCCGGTGCCTGCCCTCGGTGGCCGCAGCGACCATCCACTGCACCTCGCGCCCCCGCCGGGACTCGGACGGGCTGCAGCTCCACACGG acggCATCCTGTCCTTCCTGAAGAACAGCAAGCCACGTGACGCGCTGTGCGTGCTGGGCCTGACGCTGTCGGACCTGTACCCCTGTGAGGCCTGGCGTTTCACCTTCAGCGCGTTCCTGCCCGGGCACG ACGTGGGTGTCTGCAGCTTTGCCCGGTTTTCGGGGGACCTACTGCAGGGGGCGTCCAGAGCCCCGGCCCCAGCCCAGGCGGATGACCCCGCCGCAGGCCAGGCCATGTGCTTCAGTGCCCTGGGGATGGTCCAGCGCTGCaag GTCACGTGCCACGAGCTCTGCCGCCTCCTGGGCCTGGGGAGCTGCCGCTGGCTGCGCTGCGTCCTGCAGGGGGCGCTCAGCCTGGACGAGGCCCTGCGGCGGCCCCCGGACCTCTGCCCCGTCTGCCTGCGGAAGCTGCAGCACCTCCTGGGCTTCCGGCTCCTGGAGAGGTACAAG AGACTCTACGCCTGGACGCAAGCCGTGGCTGGGACATGGCCCGGCCGGGAGGCGGGGGAGCCGTCGGAGCTGGAGGACACCCCACCCCGCAGCGCGGACTCCGGCCTGGGCTGCGAGACCGACTCAGAGCCCGGCACCAGCCTGTCGGAGCCGCTCACCCCCGACGTGTGGGCCCCTGCCCTGGCCGAGCTGGTGCCCGAGGACAGGCTGGGCTCCCCGGGTGCCCCGGAGGGCCCGCTGCTGCCGGCAGCCCCGGGGGAGGCCCTCACGGAGCACGGCTGGTGGCTGGCCATGTGCATCCAGGCGCTGGAGAGGGAGGTGACCGATGAGGAGCTGGCACGGCTGGACGGAGCCGTGGACGCCCTGGCGCGGTGGGAGATGTTCACGGGGAGGCTCCCGGCTCCCCGGCGGGACCCGGCCTGCGGCAGAGACGGCGCGGGGCTGCGCAAGGCGCTGGGGGACAACCTTTTCTCCCTGAGGAAGAGGCTGTCTGCACGCAGGCTGTCCAGGCCGGCCTCTGCTCCCTGTCACGGAAAGGCGGAGGACAACTAG